A single window of Methylomarinum sp. Ch1-1 DNA harbors:
- a CDS encoding IS110 family transposase, translating to MAFYCGIDLHSNNHVVVVIDENDQRLEERRIGNDVSLTLSLLAPYQDRLVAIAVESTFNWYWLVDGLQAAGFRVELVNPAGIKQYEGLKYTDDR from the coding sequence ATGGCATTTTACTGCGGAATCGATTTGCATTCAAACAACCACGTTGTGGTCGTGATTGACGAGAACGACCAACGACTTGAAGAGCGGCGTATCGGTAATGATGTATCTCTAACCTTGTCGCTATTGGCGCCCTACCAGGACCGGCTAGTGGCTATTGCCGTTGAATCGACGTTTAACTGGTATTGGTTAGTGGATGGTTTACAGGCAGCAGGCTTCCGGGTTGAGCTAGTTAACCCGGCCGGGATCAAGCAATATGAAGGCTTAAAGTACACAGATGATCGTTAA